The nucleotide sequence GAAGGCTTGGAAAGAACGCCCGGGCCTCCGCCGAGAGTCGGCTGGCAGCCTCGCCGATGATTTCGAAGCGGCGCAGGACGGCATCTTGTTTCTCGACGTTCTCCAGGAATCGGTCGCGACTGACTCCCTCCAGATAGGAACGGATGGCCAACGCCGAATCGAGGATGTCCCTCAGCAGAGCGGTCTGCCGCTCATCGAGCATAGACCGTGAGCGGGTTGGCGAGGATCGCTCGGCGGCGAATGGCGTTGCGGCTTCTTTCAACCGCCCGGCGAGTGAGGAGATCGACGGGACACCCCAGGCGTTCCTCGAGGTCCTCCTTCAGCGCGCCCATTTCGAAAAGTCCCACCCTTGCACCCGGGAGAAACTCGACCAACAAATCGACGTCACTTTCCGCCCGGGCCGCGCCGCGAGCGAGCGAGCCGAAAACCTCCACCTTCGCGACGGGGCGATCCGCGCATGCTGCTTTCAATGCAAAGCGCAGGTCTTCCAAAGCCGGCGGCGATTGCTTCATGGCCATTTCTTTAATCCAAAGCGCCGGCCGTGGCAACGCGTCAGGCTTGATGACTCCTTTGCGGAGCCATTCAACCCGCCTCGTCGAAGAGCGAAAGCTGGTTCGCGATGGCGGCCATGTCGCGGCGTTTGGTGCGGCCGCCGCTGGCGGCGAGCGTCGGTTTGCCCTCGGTGTTGAGTTCAGATTTTTCGAGGTTGGCGAGGATTTGCTTCGCTCGCGTGATGAGGCTGTCCGGCAAGCCGGCGAGGCGGGCGACCTGGATGCCGTAGCTCTGGTCGGCGCGGCCGGGCAGGATCTTGCGCAGGAAGATGACCTCGTCGTTCCACTCGCGCACGGCGACGTTGAGATTCGTCACGCCATCGCGCGTGCGATCGAGATCGGTGAGCTCGTGATAATGCGTCGCGAAGAGCGTGCGGCAGCCGATGGCGTCGTGCAGGTGCTCGGCGACGCTCCACGCGATGCTGAGGCCGTCGAAGGTGGACGTGCCGCGGCCGATTTCGTCGAGGATGACGAGGCTGTCCTTCGTCGCGTTGTGGATGATGTTCGCGGTCTCGTTCATCTCGACCATGAAGGTCGACTGGCCGCGGGCGAGGTCGTCGCTGGCTCCAACGCGGGTGAAAATGCGGTCGGTCACGCCAATGCGCGCCCGCTTCGCGGGAACGAAGCTGCCGGTTTGCGCGAGCAGCGTGAGCAACGCGACCTGGCGGATGTAGGTGGATTTGCCGGCCATGTTCGGGCCGGTGAGGATGGCGAATCGTTTGCCGGCACGATCGAGGGCGGTGTCGTTCGGCACGAAGCGCTCGGCGCCGGCGCGCTGGTCGAGCACGGGGTGGCGACCCTCCTCGATTTCGATGACGCCGGCCGCGTCGACGACGGGACGGCAGTAGCCGAACTGGCGCGCGGTCTCGGCCAGGCCGCCGAGCGCATCGAGGCCGCCGAGCGCCGTGGCGGTCTGCTGGATGCGAGCCATCGCGTCGAGCACGAGGGCGCGCAGGCCCTGGAAAATCTGCTGCTCGATCGCGCGGGAGCGCTCGTCGGCCCCCAGGATCTTGCCCTCGATTTCCTTGAGCTCCGGCGTGATGTAGCGCTCGCCATTCGCGGTGGTCTGCTTGCGGTGATAATCCGCCGGAACGCTCCCGAGATTCGATTTCGTGATCTCGATGAAGTAGCCGAAGACCGAATTGTAGCGGACCTTGAGCGACTTGATGCCGCTGCGCTCGATCTCGCGCTCCTGCAGGTTCGCAATCCAATCCTTGCCCTCGCGGGAGGCGGCGCGCAGCTCGTCGAGCGCGGGATCGTAGCCGGGGCGAATGATGCCGCCGTCGCGCAGCAACGCGGGCGGTTCATCCACGATGGCAGCGCGGAGCGTGGCGCAGAGTTCGTCGAGCGGATCGAGCTGCGCGGCCAGCTCGGCAAGCAGTTCCGCCCCGCCCAGCGGGCAGGAGAAATCCGCGAGTTGCGCGCGCACGCCGGGAATGCGCTCGAAGGAGTCCGCCAGGGCCGCGAGGTCGCGGGCATTGCCCGACTGGCCGTGCAGGCGCGAGGCGGCGCGCTCCATGTCGCGAATCCCTCCGAGAGTTTCGCGGAGCGTGGCGAGATCGGGCGCGCGTTCGATGAATCGCTCGATCGCGGACTGCCGCGCCCCGATGGCGCCGACATCGCGCAGCGGGTTGAGGATCCAGTGCCGGAGCGTGCGGGCGCCCATCGGCGTGACGGTCCGGTCGAGCGCGCCGAGCAGCGTCATCTCGCGACCGCCGCGGGACTGGACCAGCTCGAGATGGCTCTGCGTGACGGCGTCGAGCACGACGAATTCGCTCAGCCGGTAGGGCTGCAGGCCGCGCAGGTGCGAGGCATTTCGCCGCATCTGGCGAGTCAGATAGTGAAGAAGAGCCCCAGCCGCGCCGACCGCGAGCGGCCAGGCGCTGCAGCCGAACCCGTCGAGGGATTGCACGCGGAAATGCTCGCGCAGGAGATGCTCGGCGGGCTCGCATTCGAAAATGTAACCCTCGGCCGCGGTGCCGACCGGGATCGCCGCAAGCAGCTCGGGCTGCTCCTCGGGCACGAGCACCTCGGCGGGCGAGATGCGCGCGAGTTCGTCGAGGAGCTGCGCGCGGCTGTCGAGCTCGGTGAGGCGGAAGGCGCCGGTGCTGAGATCGGCGAAGGCGAGCCCGACGCGGCCGCGTTTCTCGCAGACGGCGGCGAGGAAATTGTGCGTGCGGGCGTCGAGGCCGAAGTCGTCGAGGGTGCCGGCGCTGAGGATCTGCGAGATCTCGCGGCGGACAAGTTTGCCGGCCGTGACTTCGCCGACCTGGTCGCAGATGGCGACGCGCTTGCCGGCGGCGATGAGCTTCTCGATGTAGCCCTTGGCGGCGTGGTAGGGCACGCCGCACATGGGCATGGCGCCGCGCTTCGTGAGCGCGACGTTGATGATGGCGCTGGCCTCCTTCGCGTCGTCGCCGAAGAGCTCGTAAAAATCGCCGAGGCGGAAGAAGAGCAGCGTGTTCGCCGGCAAGTCACGCCGCACGGCGAGATACTGCCGCATCATCGGGGTCTGCTCGTCGCTCATGATTTCTGGACCACGGATTTCACGGATAAAACGGAT is from Chthoniobacterales bacterium and encodes:
- a CDS encoding DUF86 domain-containing protein encodes the protein MLDERQTALLRDILDSALAIRSYLEGVSRDRFLENVEKQDAVLRRFEIIGEAASRLSAEARAFFPSLPFRSMRGMRNIIAHDYGDVDIEQVWTTVEADLPEMIETLQSHFA
- a CDS encoding nucleotidyltransferase domain-containing protein, translating into MKQSPPALEDLRFALKAACADRPVAKVEVFGSLARGAARAESDVDLLVEFLPGARVGLFEMGALKEDLEERLGCPVDLLTRRAVERSRNAIRRRAILANPLTVYAR
- the mutS gene encoding DNA mismatch repair protein MutS — encoded protein: MSDEQTPMMRQYLAVRRDLPANTLLFFRLGDFYELFGDDAKEASAIINVALTKRGAMPMCGVPYHAAKGYIEKLIAAGKRVAICDQVGEVTAGKLVRREISQILSAGTLDDFGLDARTHNFLAAVCEKRGRVGLAFADLSTGAFRLTELDSRAQLLDELARISPAEVLVPEEQPELLAAIPVGTAAEGYIFECEPAEHLLREHFRVQSLDGFGCSAWPLAVGAAGALLHYLTRQMRRNASHLRGLQPYRLSEFVVLDAVTQSHLELVQSRGGREMTLLGALDRTVTPMGARTLRHWILNPLRDVGAIGARQSAIERFIERAPDLATLRETLGGIRDMERAASRLHGQSGNARDLAALADSFERIPGVRAQLADFSCPLGGAELLAELAAQLDPLDELCATLRAAIVDEPPALLRDGGIIRPGYDPALDELRAASREGKDWIANLQEREIERSGIKSLKVRYNSVFGYFIEITKSNLGSVPADYHRKQTTANGERYITPELKEIEGKILGADERSRAIEQQIFQGLRALVLDAMARIQQTATALGGLDALGGLAETARQFGYCRPVVDAAGVIEIEEGRHPVLDQRAGAERFVPNDTALDRAGKRFAILTGPNMAGKSTYIRQVALLTLLAQTGSFVPAKRARIGVTDRIFTRVGASDDLARGQSTFMVEMNETANIIHNATKDSLVILDEIGRGTSTFDGLSIAWSVAEHLHDAIGCRTLFATHYHELTDLDRTRDGVTNLNVAVREWNDEVIFLRKILPGRADQSYGIQVARLAGLPDSLITRAKQILANLEKSELNTEGKPTLAASGGRTKRRDMAAIANQLSLFDEAG